The Flavobacterium sp. N2270 genome contains the following window.
AAAGGTGCTGAGTTTGTTCAAACTACCAAAGAAATAGAAAATCGTTTTATGAATATAGTAAAACGATTAAAAGCTGCTTTTGATATTTGTTCTGGTAGTGAACTAATCTCACAAGAAGAAAAAGATAAAATTTATTTCTTCATGGCAATTCGTTCCATAGTTTATAAACTAACAAGAGGAACTGCTCCAGACTCTGCTCAAATGAATGATAAAGTTAGAATTATGATTCAAGAAGCTATTGAGAGTGAAGGAGTAGAGGAAATATTTAAATTGGGTGAAGAGGAAGCTACTGAGGTAGATATTTTTTCAGAAGATTATTTGGCTAAATTAGATAAAATAAAATTGCCACATACTAAGTTTAAGCTGCTTCAAAAACTATTGCAGCAAGCTATTGATAAAATGAAAAAAGTCAATAAAGTTGCAGGAGTAGATTTCTCAAAAAGATTAGAATCAATAGTTTCTAAATATAACGAAAGAGAAGATACCGACATTCTTAGAAGTGAAGTTTTAGAAGACTTTACAAATGAAATTATTGACCTATATTATGCTTTACAAGAAGAAAATGAATCTTATAAAGAATTAGGAATTGACTTTGAAGAAAAAGCCTTTTACGATATTTTAAAGACGCTAACTATTAAATATGATTTTCCTTATCCTGAAGATAAATTAATACTGTTAGCTAAAAAAGTAAAAGAAGTTGTAGATGATAAAGCTAAATACACGGATTGGAGTAAACGGGATGATATAAAAGCAGAACTAAAAGTGGGTTTAATAATCTTATTAGCAGACAATGGTTATCCACCAATTGATAGAGATGAAGTTTATAAAGAAATCTTTGAACAAGCTGAGAATTTTAAGAAGTATAATTAATGGAAAACCCTTTCGAACTAATTTTAGAACGTTTAGATAGAATAGAGAATGAAATAAAAGAGTTGAAAGATAAAACCAATTTTACTCCTATTGAAAACGAATTAATGGACATCAACGAGGCGTCAAAATACTTAAAAATGTCAGTCCCTAAAATATACGGTAAAGTAGGTAGTAAAACCATACCGTATTATAAATTTGGGAGCAAACTATTTTTTAAAAAATCAGACTTAGATAAATACTTTTTTGATGTTAAACAGTTAATCAATATAGGTTTAGAGTTAACCAAAATTATAATAGATAAAAGTAAATTGGATAACAAAATTTAAAGAAATTACTTTAACGATGTAAGATTAATAACTGTCAATTTATAATAATCACAAGCAAATAAACTAAGCATTTTTTATAATAAATTACGGTTTCCCACATTTATATATGTTTTATTATTCGTATAATTGTATGTGTAAATTCATACATATACAGATAAAATCAAATTGATTTGTATGATTTTATTATATATATAAACAAGTTGTGCATAATTATGAAAAAAACTATGAGAATAACAATTTTAGCTCTGATATTGATTTCAAATATTGGATTTTCACAAAATGAATTGACTGAATTAAAATTTGACACCAAATATTTTGACGCAGTCGACAAATGGGTTGCATTTCCAAAAAAAGATACGGATTCAACTTACGCTTATGGATTCATTTATTTAGATAATCAAGCAGGTTTCACCTTTAATTACGAAACTAAATTTCAAATAAAAGAGCAAAAGCTAATAAATATAAAACGTGATTCAACAGTTGGATTTATGAAATATCGACTGGAACCAAATACAAGTTTGGTTTCTGTTTTGACCGACAATCAAATTTCTGCGCTGAATTTACCTAAAGAGCCTGAATGGTTATCGATTTATAAAGAAGGCTCTGAAAAAGTGGACTATTTAAAACAAGAAGGCTATCACTACAACCACGTTGGTGCTTGTGAACAAGCTCTAAAACCTTTGTTAAAAGCTTATGAAATTGAGCCTCATTTTGATGGACTTGAATTTGAATTAGCATATGCCTACAATCATTTAGGACAATTCGAAAAAGCAATTCCAATTTTGGAAAAAGCAATTGAAAACAACCCTAAAAACTACTACTTTTTTAGAGAATTAGGTTATTCGTATTTAGGTTTAAATAAAGTGGAAGACGCAGAAAAAACTTATCGAAAAGGAATTAAGATGTCCGATAATGATTTTGGAAAAAGTGAAATGTCAGTTAATATGGCTCAAGCTTATTTCAAACTCAAGAATAAAAAGAAATTTGATGAATGGGCTGAATTAACCAGAAAGTACTCAACTAAAGACAAAAGATATTTGCAATATATCGACCAATTTGAACAGAACTGGAATAAAAAATAACTATGCACAACAATGGCTATAAGTAATTGCTTGTTCTCGCATACTTCTGAAAATCCTCGCGGATTTTCAGTTTGGTGTGTACTTGCTAAGTTAAGTGCTAAATCACGCAACTACTCATAGCCCAACCGTTAACTGCAAGCGTAGAGCGACAGCAGACAAAACGGGGAAGCTGAAAACCGACCAGAGTAAGCAATAAAATTAAAAACAAAGAAAATGAGTAAAGGTATTTTATGGACAATCAAAATTGTTGTCATTCTTGTGGTAATAGTCTTTATGACCGCAGCTAAAGAAATTGGCATTCCAATTATTGTGAAAAACATTATTGGGTTTGCTATAATTTACGGAGTTTGGAAATACAATCCAGAAGAACCAAATGATAACAACAAAAATCAAGAACTAGATAAATCATAATGTTTAAAGACTATTATAAGCTTCTTGACATACCTCAAAATGCTTCTGACGAAGAAATAAAGAAAGCATTTAGAGAGCAAGCAATTAAATGGCACCCTGATAGAAATCAAGGAACGGACACGACATTGCGTATGCAAGAAATAAACGAAGCGTATTTAATTTTAAAAGACAAGGAAGCAAGAGCACGTTACGACATAGAATATGATAAGTTTAAACAATTTAAAGAAGAGAAGCGAGAAAAAGAAAATAAACAAGAAAAATCCGAAAATAGAGATTGGCAAAAGCAACAACAGCATTCTAAAAGGGAATATGAATATCAAGATTATAAAGTCGAAGATGATATACTCGCTAAATGGATGGAAAATGCAAAAAAACAAGCTGTGGATTTGGCCATTCAAACAATTAAGGATTTTAAAGGTGTAACAAAAGCCGCTGCAAATGGATGTATGAATGGAATTATTCAACTTGTAATTTGGGTTGTCGTAATAAATCTAATCTTCCTTTTAGTTCGTGCTTGTAATAATTAGTTATATGAGAATAAAAACAACTATGATTTTTGTAATTACTGTAAGTCGGACTTCGCAACAATTCTTAAATCATTCAGAATAACTAACATTAGATAAAATGACAAGAACGCCAGCAGGTAACAGGCGTTTGGCTCAATGGCGGGTTAAGTGCTCCGCAGACACATTTGTGGTAAAAATCGCCACCTTAGCGAAGCCGCAAAACGTTAGCGGTCAGGCTATCGCAGAATACTAAAAATCAACGTAAATGGATATTTTAAGTATCAATTTTAGAAAAGTAAAATCAAAAATTCTTATTGAAGATATAGAAAATGGAAAGTTCAATGCTTTGTCAAAAAAAAGTGAGAAACAATTATTGACTAAATTTGAAGATGCGCTATTTGCTGGAGACTTTTTAAGCTCAACAAATATCTCTATCGTATGTATTCATTTACAATTAGCTAATTTTTTTGACTTCATTAAAAAGAAAGGTATATTTAGGTATTCTAAATATACCAATGGTAAGTGTTTAATAAAAAATGTAGCTACAGTAATTCTCGAAAAATGCGAAGAAAATAACTTTTTTTCAGAAGAAAAAGAATATCTCAATTCAGTCATAAATTTTTCATCCGTTTACAATTTTTATCAAGCAATAGACAAAGTGATACTTTTAGAAATCAAAGCATTTGAAAAAAAATACTCTAAAGAGTCATTCATTAAAACTTTATTAGCTTCTGTAGATTATTTATTTATTTCTGATTATTATCCAGAAGATAAAGGCGTAATATCTGAAATAACAGGGAGAACAAAAGAAGAAATATCATCTGCTGTTTCTTATCTAATTTATTTTTACACAAATCGCATTAAAAATCAAAATATTAATACACAATTTGTTTCAGAAGAATTCTTAAAAAGCAATGAATTTCCAAAGCTAATAATATCTGCGTGTTATAATTTGGATTTTAGAGAATTTGAAATTTTAATTGACCATTTTAATTATTCTTGCATTTTAGAAAATGATAAACTTTTAATTACCCCCCCCCATGAAAATTTCGAAAAAGCAATTCGTTTGGGATATATAAGAACAGATTTACAGAAAATGACTGATAAAATTGAAACCTTTGATGCATTATCTTTCCAAAAATTAGTTGATGATTTGAGTGATAAAATAGATTTTGATTTTTTTGAATTAGCAAATGATTTTGGGTACGAAAGATACCGCGTTAAAATGCCTGAACCGCTTTTTGAAAAACTAATTGAAAATTTTATTCTACCTAACACACTGTTTGAAGAAGAAATTATTTACCTATCGTCAACATTTAAAGAACAACTGTTAACTTTTGAAGACCTTGAAAAAATTAATTTAAAAAAGAATTTAACTCTTGGAGAGTTTCTAAAAATTCAACGTGTTTTCATAATTTTTTATTTATTTTTTGCAAAAGGAATTTTTAAAATAGAGAAAATAAAAACAGATATTTTATTACGTTCTCTAATTCCGAGCTTTACAGAAGAAGATTTATACAATCTTTTACAAAAAGTATTTCCAATAGAAAAAATTGAGGATTTTTTAGATTTGGTTTGTTGGGATCCTGGAATGGATTACATTTTTGACTTACAATATCATCCAATTCTATACTTTGAAAAGAATTTTATAATCCCACTTTCCGTATTCACACATTCAAATTCGATTCGAAATGCATATGCTTCAGAGTATAAACGTAATAATAAAGAACTTTTGAGCGATGGCACAGTTGACCCTTTAGTTAACGCATTAATTTTATCTTTAAAAAAAGCTGGTATAGAATGTTACACGGAGATTAATTTAGGTACAACAGATATAGATGTTGTTGCAGTTTATGATAAAGTTTTATTTGTTTTTGAATGCAAACAATCCTTGCTTCCAGTTAGTATATTTGACTTAAGAACAACTTTTGACTACATAAAAAAAGCTGAAAAGCAAATAGATTTAATAAAGCAAGATTTTGACGAAGGAAACCTAATTAAAAAGATTGAACAAAAAACAAAAAAAAATATCGGTGAAATAACAAATATTCACGGAGCAATAATATTAAGTAATCGTCTATTTAATGGAAACATATTTAAATATGCTGT
Protein-coding sequences here:
- a CDS encoding helix-turn-helix domain-containing protein; this translates as MENPFELILERLDRIENEIKELKDKTNFTPIENELMDINEASKYLKMSVPKIYGKVGSKTIPYYKFGSKLFFKKSDLDKYFFDVKQLINIGLELTKIIIDKSKLDNKI
- a CDS encoding DnaJ domain-containing protein, with the translated sequence MFKDYYKLLDIPQNASDEEIKKAFREQAIKWHPDRNQGTDTTLRMQEINEAYLILKDKEARARYDIEYDKFKQFKEEKREKENKQEKSENRDWQKQQQHSKREYEYQDYKVEDDILAKWMENAKKQAVDLAIQTIKDFKGVTKAAANGCMNGIIQLVIWVVVINLIFLLVRACNN
- a CDS encoding tetratricopeptide repeat protein; translation: MRITILALILISNIGFSQNELTELKFDTKYFDAVDKWVAFPKKDTDSTYAYGFIYLDNQAGFTFNYETKFQIKEQKLINIKRDSTVGFMKYRLEPNTSLVSVLTDNQISALNLPKEPEWLSIYKEGSEKVDYLKQEGYHYNHVGACEQALKPLLKAYEIEPHFDGLEFELAYAYNHLGQFEKAIPILEKAIENNPKNYYFFRELGYSYLGLNKVEDAEKTYRKGIKMSDNDFGKSEMSVNMAQAYFKLKNKKKFDEWAELTRKYSTKDKRYLQYIDQFEQNWNKK